A single region of the Penaeus chinensis breed Huanghai No. 1 chromosome 41, ASM1920278v2, whole genome shotgun sequence genome encodes:
- the LOC125047578 gene encoding piggyBac transposable element-derived protein 4-like, giving the protein MATSRQEFLAYLGIRVRMGLWKPANYRDFWSTNRVLRHELVAEVITKDRFDQLATHLHSTHLEEGAPLPEDRMWKHRPVVDSLNDSFRLVFVPGQDIAIDESLWKFRGRLGFKTYNPTKR; this is encoded by the coding sequence ATGGCCACGTCCAGGCAGGAGTTTCTGGCATACCTTGGTATCCGAGTGAGAATGGGCTTGTGGAAACCAGCCAATTATCGCGACTTCTGGTCGACCAACCGTGTTCTGCGTCACGAACTCGTTGCCGAGGTCATAACAAAGGATCGGTTTGACCAGTTGGCGACACACCTCCATTCCACCCACTTGGAGGAAGGAGCTCCACTCCCAGAGGACAGGATGTGGAAGCACCGACCAGTTGTGGACTCTCTCAATGACTCGTTCCGATTGGTCTTCGTACCAGGGCAGGACATTGCCATAGATGAGTCTTTGTGGAAGTTCCGTGGGCGGCTAGGCTTCAAGACCTATAACCCAACCAAGAGGTGA